From the genome of Methanothrix soehngenii GP6:
ATTCCGCTTATGACCAAAAGAAATATGAGAAAGGCGGCGGACACCTTTTTATCGATTTTCATCTCTGGCCGGTCCCGGAAGAGCTTCGCCATAAATAGAAGGGTAGCGATCATTATCACGATCTCTATCCGGCTGAAGATCTCGGCTGAGTACCTGGCAGCGGTCAGAGGATAGAAGAGGGGAACGCCTCCTGAGGTGAGAAAGTCTAAGAAGAGGTGGCTGATGATTCCTGCATAGGAATAGGCCAGGGTCGTGGCTGAGAACTGCAGGTCTTCAGTAACGATACCCCTGGACCTGGTCTTTATCCAGCCGCGAGAGACCAGAAAGAGGAGGATTGCTGCCACGAAGAAGCCGAAGAGGAAAGTATGGGTGAAACCCCTGTGCACTATGAGATAAGAGGTCGGATGGATCTGATTGATCCAGACCACCAGCACGTCCAGGTCGGGAGCTATTCCGCCGAGCACCAGGGCGGCAAGATAATCTCTCCTGATCCTCAAGAAGCGGCCCAAGAGATAGGGAAGCAATGCATGGGAGAAGAAGTCCATCAAGGCAGTTTAGCTCATCATGGCTATTTTTGCTTTTTGGAAACGGCCTTTGTCCAGAACAAAATAAAAAAGTATAGATGAGATCAACTGTCAGATGGTCGCAGGCATCTGGGCAGGCTCCTGATTTACCTATGATTCTGCGCCCCAGGCACCTGGCTACCCCTGGCCTTGATCTTTATTGTGCCAGTCCAAATGTATTAACGGGTGGCTCTGCTGAGACAGAGTCCGGGGATAGGATTTGATCTGTCTGATTCATCTGCCCCGAGATACCCTCCGGATCTGCTTGATCAGCCTGAACTGGCTGACCAGCAGGGATGGCCTGATCTGCATTGCCGGAGATGGGCTGCCCAGGATAGGGCATGATCATCAGATATGGCCCCTGGCCGCTCTCTTTAGACAGAAAGTCGATCTCAGTCGTGCTGTTGCCAATGGCCTCCAGGAGGAATGATACCTTGTCCCCTCTTCCCTTTGCCTGCATGAGCTTTTGGGAGACGTCGAAGGCATAGATATCATCGCCATCGCTATTGGTGCTCATCAGAGAAAGGTCATTTTTCACTATCAGGTTCCTGGCAGGTAGGATGTTGACCAGGAAGGTGGTTATATCGGATTGCTCATCCCAATCCGAGCCGATGGTCACCAGAGCCACAATGCCTGAGCGATCCATCTGGCGCACCGATGCTGCTTTGAGCACCAGAATTGCGATGTCGTCATCGGCAATGTCTATGCCGGAAAGGTTGAATTGTATTAATGGAACCCCGGGATAGCTGTTCAAAGTGGTATTGTTTGCATCCGGCACATTGGTGGCGCAAAGCAGTGTATCGCTCTGGTTGTATACCGTCTCATTTCCCGTTCCCAGGCTGACATAAACGTCCTGGGAAGCGGGAATCTCTGTCGCCTGGCATTGCCCGCAGACGGCGATGACCGCCGCCAGCAGCATGAGAATTATCCCCCTTCTATTCATATCTCATCTCTCCTCAATCAATTCTTATCCAGATGATATTACATAAAATCGATTCATATTTAAAATTATAGTCTGCAAATCTTTTTTGTGAAGAGAAAGAAAAATGTAGAGCCACAGGAAGCACTTCTTGGGCGGAAATGCGCGCTGGTTAACAATAGGGCCTGAGGCTGGATGGATGCTTTAGGCTTTTCTATTGGCAGGTCGTCTTGCTAGCCAGTCTCATCTGCCAGGGGATGGCTTCATGCGCGTAGGGGATTGGGCTCCGAGGAGTCTTCTCGCCCAGGGCAGCGTACTTTTCTATCTTCTCGATAACCTCCAGAATGCCAGAATGTCAAGGAGCCATTCTCGATCATTCCTCAGAGAGCCACCGCCTCATTCAATTTGGCTCCTCGCTATTTTGTATGGGTGAACTTGAATCGGAACAACTCTATGTCTCCGTGCCTTCTGTGGTGAACCGCTATGCTCTGACCCAATCACAGGGGAACAGAGGCTATATTTCCTGCCTCACCCACATAATTCAGCGAAGGGCCTTCAATTTTAGTTATTTTCAGGGCCTTTATTATTTTTTTACCGCAATACCCCGATGCTTGCATCGGGGATAAAGGGCATCCGTGTCCAACTTAGGGATTTGATCAGATCCGAGTAGTACTATCTTTATGCGGCGACGCCTCGGATGCCCCGTCTGCTTGCAGCGGGGTGCGTCGCCGCCGTTTCACTTCAGTCGATTTCTTGAATCCAGCTGGATTGAGGCTAATATTCTTCACAGCTGTTTTTTTTAGTGGGCGACGCGCGCGATTAAACGCGCGGAAGAGCTTTGGCCCCCTCAACGCCGGTGAGGCTTGGATGGAACTATCGAGGTGGTTAAGTCTGATTCCAATCATTTATGGAGCTTTCCTTTGAGAGGCCCATCGCTGTAGATGCGATCTTT
Proteins encoded in this window:
- a CDS encoding CBM96 family carbohydrate-binding protein, translated to MNRRGIILMLLAAVIAVCGQCQATEIPASQDVYVSLGTGNETVYNQSDTLLCATNVPDANNTTLNSYPGVPLIQFNLSGIDIADDDIAILVLKAASVRQMDRSGIVALVTIGSDWDEQSDITTFLVNILPARNLIVKNDLSLMSTNSDGDDIYAFDVSQKLMQAKGRGDKVSFLLEAIGNSTTEIDFLSKESGQGPYLMIMPYPGQPISGNADQAIPAGQPVQADQADPEGISGQMNQTDQILSPDSVSAEPPVNTFGLAQ
- a CDS encoding metal-dependent hydrolase, whose product is MDFFSHALLPYLLGRFLRIRRDYLAALVLGGIAPDLDVLVVWINQIHPTSYLIVHRGFTHTFLFGFFVAAILLFLVSRGWIKTRSRGIVTEDLQFSATTLAYSYAGIISHLFLDFLTSGGVPLFYPLTAARYSAEIFSRIEIVIMIATLLFMAKLFRDRPEMKIDKKVSAAFLIFLLVISGIRLEGKDMANGFHDDGFKIYPDSNLFQWIMLKNDSNNNSFLISKFNIFTGLLPDNASYLHQNAPLHKDGLDEALKRAESLPQVKLFRWRSSAVAINASEKEGNWIIEYYDPVIVNQYMNSWRPLNASSRGFGSIQVMANETEAELL